The Vespa velutina chromosome 9, iVesVel2.1, whole genome shotgun sequence nucleotide sequence aaatgaaaaagttaagTTACAAGGTTGGACTCCATGTGCACGAGGTATACATTTAAGAATGCCAGCTCTCTTGAAAAAATCTGTTACTCTTCGTGGTGCAAGGGTAGCACGTACGCCAGcttataaaaaaggaagacaagTTTATGTAAAAGAATCagtttgaaattaatattctttgaaaCTTACtctgtaaatatgtatataaaagtatgGTACATTGAAGAATGCAATATGAAAAAGTAATACTGTAATATAATACCacaatacataataatattgtgGTCTAAGAGAGTTGTAAAACTCTTCTTGTACTGAtacttattttttaagaaaaacaattattctAACAACACAGgttcaattttaattacaacATCACAATATAAAATCCATGACAGATTCATGTCAGATAGCAATATATGTCAATTCTTTATGCATTAATTCCTTCAGCATGCTTTCTTGCCTGTTCATACATtctcttataaaatttttccatgtttttgtaaaaatctttcaattGATTTTGCCCACATTTATAATAGGTTTCATTTATGTTATCTACCGTTTTTACTTTCGATTCTAATCtgcaaaataaattatatatatgatgtttcTTTCAAACAATCatttattagtaataattatcttaCATAGATACTGTTGATTCCTTTTGTCCTGTATATACATTGTTTGGAGATTGAATAATATTGTGATTTTTATCATTAGAAAACTGACAAGTACATTTAGAGAAATGATGGTCTTTTAACAaatcttttttacaataaatattgtaacttTGTGCAGTATTAGTTGGATTAttttgattagaaaaataatatttatattttaaacaaacgGGACATTTgtcataaatatgtaaatcatTATGTGAAGCTAAGGGTCTAGATTTTTGTTCTGAATAACATGGTTCACAATtacaaatagatttttttcctGCACAACAATATTGATCATTAGGACATTGCACTCTTTTAATaggatatacatatgaatttaatttattatttgatttttgttGGGATCTGTAAAAacagtataaaataattgattaatataatcatatttgttttatatttctattttttatgtgTTATACAtacaattgataatttttatctgtAATTATTCCTTGACTATGACAAACTCTCTTTTGTCTGATAATACCCTTGACTGGACGTTTTCTATTAATCCATGATGCATTCTgcaaagtatttttttttttttttatttttttgtttttgttttgtttttataggaattatgattaatataatttaaaattaataaacagcCTAGTACCTTTGAGTTTATTGTTTTTGGATTGATGATATGTATCCCTGACATATTAATATCATCTATGTTCATAATTCCTTCTATAATAGTTTTTGTGGACACTTCAATTTTAGGTGCTATTATAccctgtacatatatatatatatatatattttttttattttattggtaAAGtaagaatgaatatatataaaaagatttgttaTTCTTACAGGAAAATATTTAGTAGGTTCCATAAGTAAATCTATATCTACACGAGCTAATAGCCCTTTGAAATATGATGTAGGGTATAATAAATCAACTAAATTTGTTTCAAATGTAGCTAAAATGACTCCTCTACCAGAAGGTGTAACCCATTGTACTAattctgcaaaaaaaaattcttgttCCAGACTATGTTGTAATTCTGTTAAAGTAACTACatgagaaaacattttttcaaatgtaaatttttcatGAAGTAGTAATGGAAAAACTGGTGCAATTCTATGAGACTCTCTATTAGAATTAagagtattaatttttaaagttatttttccatttggaCATAACCAGACACCGGGACAAGatacctataaaaaaaatcactacTTTTATAatccattttgttttaaaaaagagtaaggcttttttttggaaaattgGTGAcagtaattatatacatacagcaTGAAGATTAAGCtgtattttaacaaaaaaaccTCTTCCTGTCATGTTCATTGAAAACTACTTCACTAGCACAAGTAATTTCATTGTATTGAGCAGGAAGAGTTTTagtttttacttttctatcaCCATTAGTATTATCACCAcgcttaattaattttttttaattatttaataaattatatcaacaaaatattctcttagacatttttattaagtaaGGCACTTATCAATTCTTTAGAAATTGCCATTTGTCAGATGAACACTGGTATATGCTAGTATACATGTTGCCAGGAAACAGTAACACAACATTAGTATTGAATTTGACGTagttgtaaaatttatatcaagatAAGATTTATATGAAATGTGAATTAATCACAGGTACAAAAATACGAATTAGCAACGTTCTTATAAACaaagacaaaattttatttttaagttttgtggaggtatatatatatatatatatttgtatgcatATAAAAGTATCATGTCTTGAATGGGACACCAGTAAATCTTTCTACTGGTAGACCTTTCTGAAGGTGTCGTTGATATAACTCCTTCTTAATAAAATCACATCCTTTTTTAGCAAAATGTAATCTTGGATCAAATGATCTTGGTATCAATGGTTTTATAAACCATCCATATCTACAattatttcaaacaatttaaaaatttttatttatagtatgtaatcgtttataattaatgttaataatttactCCATATTAACTGAAGGAGGcctaaatttataaatatcttttggtTTCAAAGCTGTACGCCtctcaataaatttaatatattcctcTGGAATGTCAAATAAAGAAACAGCATCGTGACGTGCATAAAATTTTCCAGTCaaagattttatttgatcTGTAAGAACAAATTTCTCTTGTAGCTTCAATGTAcgactttctttttcatatcgcTCAACATAAAAACGCAATTTAATAGGATCCATAGAAAGGATCTTTTTGTAAGAATAGATATGATTAGCTTAACAGGTTCGATCATTAATCAATCATTGATGAAGTTGTTCAAAtgtggagaagaaaaaaatagtcattcaattattaatatttatttaaaatgtgtATATCAATAGAAAACACATACATAACAAGCGGAAGACTATGGTTGATCAGTCAGAGGCTTCTATACAAACATCAACTTTCTTTCACACCTTGATTGATCTAACCAGCAATCGTCTTTTCAAATATAAGGCAACATTGCTACAAGGAATCAAAATCCTATTTAGTTTCTCATACTTTCAAACagtatttttacatatatcattatctttttatttttttttaacaaaagttATTACTTTATGAATAACAACAACAGagtttttgtataaattataagattGTTTTGAACATGTCTAATAGAACTAAATAAATGAGTTTCATTAGGTATTTTTATCCCGATATTATTACAACaacttaatataatttgttatatttttttgttcgaatGTACGATCCATGACTGccaatatcatttattttatagttctataaatatttaagtccaaataatattatatgtatattattaaatttgatacAGTTgatgttacaaaaaaaaaaaaaaaacaaacgaactcTTGAATGTGAATGTTATATACAATGCCGCACTTACATAACTTACAATATCCTTCATAAAACAATGTCACTATATTTGGGAAACACAATGCTATATGTATGCTATACAGTACAATTGTATTGATAAACTATATGCTGGAATTTTCATAGTAAGAACGCAGTTGTATGCTATGCTAATTCTATTTGCATTTTGACATTATGTTATCAATCacataattgattttttttttttttttttgcagaaaagaaggagaaattgATCATTCTATAAAGATACTTTGTTAGTGTGCCTTAAcacttttttgataaatataagcattaaatatatagattgtATACATATAGCTTTTTGTTTAAagctattataaaaaaaaaaaaaaaaaaaaaaaaaaaaaaaaaaaagaaaagaaaaaaaaaggtaaaacaCAAATATTGACACAACTACCAAGAAATATAAGAactaaatgattaatataacattCATGTCATTcatgataaatttatgtaaCCACATAATCGTACTTgcaataaaagagagaatagataacattcgaaaatattttaattaaacacgCGCgacaatttcatttcatttaacaatatttctttcttgttacTTCATCATGTATATTGTCTTTGCAACAGAGCTCTTATCATACAAAGAAGcttgaaatatatagataaaattacttaaaatagacttgttatataaaaacattataacattaattattgcTTTCACGTTTAAGTTTGATACATTACTTTACACGGATGATATAAAGTTTAGTACTTTATTACTCTTTCAGAATTTATgctcgaaataataatatatgttaaacGTGAAAgcatgtatttataatatattcaaataaaacttAACATTGTTGGTACTGATTCATATAtccatgaaatatttaaaagcctaataaaaatttctctaaAATATCGCATAAATTACTTCCATTCTGgattattgtaaaaatctaAGACACAAATAGATGGATACagcaattgaaaaatatactttttgactggataaaaatatataatatagaaggatgctcctttctttctctctctattgttcctcatattattaataatcctttattcagtattatgaataattgatTGCAAATCTGATGAAGTTGAAGGCATATTTTTGGATTCACTAGTACATTGACTTGTTATtctgaaaaacaaaacaattgtCTGTAGTATATTTaaggtaaaaaataatattttattttaaaaaattgattaaaacttaaaaaaaatcatataaattacCTTCCTCGTTCTTCAagttctttattaatttcttctgtggattctgtttttgttttagCTATACATGATTTAGATTTAACtgaatttatattgtaataaccATTTTCGGATCTGTTTAGGTATTCATTGGACAATGGAGATTTTCGTACTGTTAGATATTCTGGATTACTTGGAGACAACAATTCTTCATAATATTCTACTGTCTTTGGTTCTGTGGAGGTAATAGTAGATCCGTATTTTCTCGGTAGCATACTAGAATTTCTACTTCCATAAAATTCTActggattattatttaatatagaatTCAGGGAAGAATTTCTATATGCTCCTAATTCATCGTCCATACTAAAGTCTGTACTGTGGTACCTTTTATGTGCTGTAGATAATTCTAATGTCGGAgatcttaaatattttcgtaatgGATCGTACGTTGAATGTGAAAAGGTACTATAATGTTCAGTGGGTGTTTTAATTTCTGTGTTATATGACACTAGATCcgtgtatttttctttatcgatcggTGATTTTCTATATGACGGTATGTCTTCGTTGTGTAGGCTATAACTTCTTTGCATTAGTTTTTTATTGGATGAAGGATAACTATTCAATTTACTACGATCTCTGTCTCTCGAATTACTAGAACTATATTTTCTTGGTAATGTGCTGCTTGGTAAAGTTATTCCTGGTGGTGGTACTGTTAAGGAAGGCCTTCTTCTATCattaaatcttaaataaaaacttcTCCTTCGTATTCTATCTATTACAGATTCTCCCTGATCTCCGcgcgagaaaagagaatacgaGGGTGAAGTAGGTGAACTTAAATCGGCTCGCGTGTGATTCATATCGGCCGAACATATCGACCAAGAATCAAAACTGTCCGGTTCATCGGCAGGTGAAGTCACTTCGTCTGCATAAGTATTCATGTTGGTAGATTGCGTTGtatctttgaaaatatctttttcatctaCGGGTTCAGTTTCGTCAATATTATTTAGGGGAGTATGGAATTTTGCATTAATTTCATCCTCCTTTCTCATGGCAATATCTTCGTTAGATGGCACAATATCATTATGTAATTCTATTTGATTTTCAATAAGTCTTGCACATTCATTGACCTCTTTCTTCAATTCAGCAACATCCTTAGCTCTCAATggtttatcaataattattttgttaccAGTGATAGTAGCATGATGTGTCATTTTTGATAAAGAATCTAAGAACTTTTCAGAAGAAATATCAGCATtggtttcatttatttttggaGATTGAGATAGCACGTTGACATTTGATTTAATCAATTCACATTTCGGAGATTCCTTTTTAGGGGTGGTATTTCTGAATGTGTGCTGAGGTATTTTAGATAAATCAAGCTTTAAACTTCCTCTGTTACCTCGTGTATCAGTATGTTTCGTTTGAGTAACATCAGAGTCCGTAGCATTTATTTGAGTACAATCGGGACTTTTACTTGAATTATTTCCAGATGCCATTAGTTctgatttatttgatattgcATCAACAGAAGAAAGATCTCCTTTCAGCTTTGTTCGTGTTTCTTGATTGGAACTATCGCTAGTTGTAAGTTTCGTTGAATTTTGTAAGTCAGAATTACGTTCGTTTGAATAATCAGCATTGATCGCCGGAGCTTCtggacttttttcttttttaggcGAGGTATTACCTTTTACGATagattttaaaacttttcctttttcttccgaTTTATTATCAGAATTTTCGGACGATTTTTTGACTACTTTCTTAACGAcacgtacaatttttttcttcttagtaCCTTCAGCCTCTTCCTTTTGCACAGGTTCCTTTAATTTACTGATTTTGGATGTTTTCTTATcgccattttcttctttctctgctTTCGTAATTCCAGTGCCGATCTTTTTTACAGATCCTAtgttcttcttcgtctttatcACTTTCTTCTCTCGCTTACAAATGTTTCCTTCTGCGGCACCATTGTCCATTACTTTACCAGTTTCTGGTGGATTAGAAATAAGCTTAGGGTCATCTTCCTTTTTACCTGAATTTGCTTTCTTAACTATTTCCTTGTCAATTGAAATCTCTGTTGGAGATGATTTATCTATTTGCGATTCATTCTCTCCACTTGTTTTTAACAGTTTTTCAttagacatttttctttctttcgaacttat carries:
- the LOC124951702 gene encoding uncharacterized protein LOC124951702; this encodes MNMTGRGFFVKIQLNLHAVSCPGVWLCPNGKITLKINTLNSNRESHRIAPVFPLLLHEKFTFEKMFSHVVTLTELQHSLEQEFFFAELVQWVTPSGRGVILATFETNLVDLLYPTSYFKGLLARVDIDLLMEPTKYFPGIIAPKIEVSTKTIIEGIMNIDDINMSGIHIINPKTINSKNASWINRKRPVKGIIRQKRVCHSQGIITDKNYQLSQQKSNNKLNSYVYPIKRVQCPNDQYCCAGKKSICNCEPCYSEQKSRPLASHNDLHIYDKCPVCLKYKYYFSNQNNPTNTAQSYNIYCKKDLLKDHHFSKCTCQFSNDKNHNIIQSPNNVYTGQKESTVSILESKVKTVDNINETYYKCGQNQLKDFYKNMEKFYKRMYEQARKHAEGINA
- the LOC124951708 gene encoding uncharacterized protein LOC124951708, giving the protein MDPIKLRFYVERYEKESRTLKLQEKFVLTDQIKSLTGKFYARHDAVSLFDIPEEYIKFIERRTALKPKDIYKFRPPSVNMEYGWFIKPLIPRSFDPRLHFAKKGCDFIKKELYQRHLQKGLPVERFTGVPFKT